From Arthrobacter sp. U41, a single genomic window includes:
- a CDS encoding ATP-dependent Clp protease ATP-binding subunit, whose translation MFERFTDRARRVVVLAQEEARMLNHGYIGTEHILLGLIREGEGVAAKALETLGISLEGVREQVQEIIGPGQQSPSGHIPFTPRAKKVLELALREALQLGHNYIGTEHILLGLIREDEGIAAQVLVKLGADLNRVRQQVIQLLSGYQGKETTGAGVGQDQAEATPAGSVVLDQFGRNLTQAARENKLDPVIGRESEMERVMQVLSRRTKNNPVLIGEPGVGKTAVVEGLAQAIVRGDVPETLKDKQLYTLDLGSVVAGSRYRGDFEERLKKVLKEIRTRGDILLFIDEIHTLVGAGAAEGAIDAASILKPLLARGELQTIGATTLDDYRKHIEKDAALERRFQPIQVPEPSVADAIEILKGLRDRYEAHHRVTITDGALVAAANLSERYISDRFLPDKAIDLIDEAGARLRIRRMSAPPELKAMDERIASLKMEKESALDAEDYEGAAALRDQEQKLVAVRRQKERHWKTGGMDDISEVDEELIAEVLANSTGIPVFKLTEEESSRLLKMEDELHMRVVGQEEAIRSVSRAIRRTRAGLKDPKRPGGSFIFAGPTGVGKTELAKALAEFLFGEEDALITLDMSEYSEKHTVSRLFGAPPGYVGYDEGGQLTEKVRRRPFSVVLFDEVEKAHADLFNSLLQIMEDGRLTDSHGRVVDFKNTVIIMTTNLGTRDISKSVATGFQSGTDTQTGYNRMRARVTEELKAHFRPEFLNRVDDVIVFPQLTQDEIIEIVDMFVGRLEKRLADKDMGIELTPAAKVLLATRGYDPAMGARPLRRTIQREIEDQLSEKILLGELHAGDIVVVDVDGEGEDARFTFAGNSKPRIPDALPAAS comes from the coding sequence ATGTTTGAGCGATTTACGGACCGTGCCCGTCGCGTGGTTGTGCTTGCCCAGGAAGAGGCACGCATGCTGAACCACGGTTACATTGGTACCGAACACATCCTCTTGGGTCTGATCCGCGAGGGTGAAGGTGTTGCCGCCAAAGCCCTTGAGACCTTGGGTATCTCGCTCGAGGGCGTCCGCGAGCAGGTGCAGGAGATCATCGGCCCGGGCCAGCAGTCCCCCTCCGGCCACATCCCCTTCACGCCGCGCGCCAAGAAGGTGCTGGAACTCGCCCTGCGCGAGGCCCTGCAGCTGGGACACAACTACATCGGCACCGAGCACATCCTGCTCGGCCTCATCCGCGAGGATGAAGGTATTGCCGCCCAGGTGCTGGTCAAGCTCGGCGCTGACCTGAACCGGGTCCGCCAGCAGGTCATCCAGCTGCTGTCCGGTTATCAGGGCAAGGAAACCACCGGCGCCGGCGTCGGCCAGGACCAGGCTGAAGCGACTCCGGCCGGTTCCGTGGTGCTGGACCAGTTCGGCCGCAACCTGACCCAGGCTGCGCGGGAGAACAAGCTTGACCCGGTGATCGGTCGCGAATCCGAGATGGAACGCGTCATGCAGGTCCTGTCCCGCCGGACCAAGAACAACCCTGTGCTGATCGGTGAGCCGGGCGTCGGCAAGACCGCCGTCGTCGAGGGCCTGGCCCAGGCAATTGTCCGCGGCGACGTCCCGGAGACTCTCAAGGACAAGCAGCTGTACACGCTGGACCTGGGCTCCGTGGTTGCCGGTTCCCGGTACCGCGGTGACTTCGAGGAGCGGCTGAAGAAGGTCCTGAAGGAGATCCGCACCCGCGGGGATATTCTTTTGTTCATTGATGAGATCCACACCCTTGTCGGTGCCGGTGCGGCCGAGGGTGCGATCGATGCGGCTTCGATCCTGAAGCCGTTGCTGGCCCGGGGCGAGCTGCAGACCATTGGTGCGACCACGCTCGATGACTACCGCAAGCACATCGAGAAGGATGCTGCCCTGGAGCGCCGCTTCCAGCCGATCCAGGTCCCGGAACCCTCCGTGGCCGACGCAATCGAGATCCTCAAGGGCCTTCGTGACCGGTACGAGGCACACCACCGGGTCACCATCACCGACGGCGCGCTGGTCGCCGCCGCGAACCTCTCGGAGCGTTACATCTCGGACCGCTTCCTGCCGGACAAGGCCATCGACCTGATCGATGAGGCTGGCGCCCGGCTGCGTATCCGGCGCATGAGCGCACCGCCGGAGCTCAAGGCGATGGACGAGCGCATCGCTTCTCTGAAAATGGAGAAGGAGTCCGCGTTGGATGCGGAGGACTACGAAGGTGCCGCAGCGCTGCGCGACCAGGAGCAGAAGCTCGTCGCCGTGCGCAGACAGAAGGAACGCCACTGGAAGACCGGCGGCATGGACGATATCTCCGAAGTTGATGAGGAACTGATCGCCGAGGTGCTGGCGAATTCCACCGGCATCCCGGTGTTCAAGCTCACTGAGGAGGAGTCCTCCCGCCTGCTGAAGATGGAAGACGAGCTGCACATGCGCGTCGTGGGCCAGGAGGAGGCGATTAGGTCCGTTTCGCGGGCTATCCGCCGCACCCGTGCCGGCCTCAAGGACCCGAAGCGTCCCGGCGGCTCGTTCATCTTCGCCGGCCCCACCGGCGTCGGCAAAACCGAGCTCGCCAAGGCACTTGCCGAGTTCCTGTTCGGCGAGGAGGACGCCCTGATCACCCTGGACATGTCCGAATACTCCGAGAAGCACACGGTGTCGCGGCTCTTCGGTGCCCCTCCCGGGTACGTGGGCTACGACGAGGGCGGGCAGCTGACCGAGAAGGTCCGGCGTCGTCCGTTCTCCGTGGTGCTCTTCGACGAAGTCGAGAAGGCCCACGCCGACCTCTTCAACTCACTGCTGCAGATCATGGAAGACGGCCGCCTGACCGACTCCCATGGCCGGGTGGTGGACTTCAAGAACACGGTGATCATCATGACCACCAACCTCGGCACCCGCGACATCTCCAAGAGCGTGGCCACCGGCTTCCAATCCGGCACGGACACGCAGACCGGCTACAACCGGATGCGCGCCCGCGTCACGGAGGAGCTCAAGGCCCACTTCCGCCCCGAGTTCCTGAACCGGGTTGACGACGTCATCGTCTTCCCACAGCTGACCCAGGACGAGATCATCGAGATCGTGGACATGTTCGTGGGCCGGCTGGAGAAGCGGCTGGCGGACAAGGACATGGGCATCGAGCTCACGCCCGCGGCCAAGGTGCTCCTGGCAACCCGCGGCTACGACCCGGCCATGGGTGCCCGGCCGCTGCGCCGCACCATCCAGCGCGAGATCGAGGACCAGCTCTCCGAGAAGATCCTCCTCGGCGAGCTGCACGCCGGCGACATCGTGGTGGTGGATGTGGACGGCGAAGGCGAGGACGCCAGGTTCACCTTCGCCGGAAACTCCAAGCCGCGGATCCCGGACGCACTGCCCGCCGCGAGCTAA
- a CDS encoding flavin reductase family protein, giving the protein MESPGTLDAHRLDGEQPSQADIDLYRVLSADISAGVAVVSTSLRKRDYAATVTAFLSVSYDPPTMLVSLYAGSRIGEAVAATGTWALSLLRSKHQGAADWLASPGTPVEGLLAQVPYRRGPATGSVILDGSIAYFELRTVAIHPAATHLLVVGEVVALGGDAPGSEVPDPLIHFASAYHRLAP; this is encoded by the coding sequence ATGGAGAGTCCAGGGACGTTGGACGCGCACCGCCTTGACGGCGAACAGCCTTCCCAGGCGGACATCGATCTGTACCGCGTGCTCAGCGCGGACATCTCCGCCGGCGTCGCTGTTGTTTCCACATCCCTGCGCAAGCGCGACTACGCGGCAACGGTGACTGCTTTTCTCTCCGTCTCCTATGACCCTCCCACGATGCTGGTCAGCCTCTACGCGGGCTCACGCATCGGCGAAGCGGTCGCCGCGACGGGTACATGGGCGTTGAGTCTGCTGCGCAGCAAACACCAAGGCGCGGCGGACTGGCTGGCCAGTCCAGGGACCCCGGTTGAGGGCCTGCTGGCCCAGGTCCCGTACCGCCGTGGCCCGGCCACCGGATCGGTGATCCTCGACGGATCGATCGCGTACTTCGAGCTGAGAACGGTTGCCATCCATCCGGCAGCTACACATCTGCTCGTCGTAGGAGAGGTAGTCGCGTTGGGCGGTGACGCTCCGGGCTCGGAGGTACCGGATCCGCTCATACATTTTGCCTCCGCCTACCACCGCCTGGCGCCTTAG
- a CDS encoding YegP family protein: MAGMFELFNDEDSGFRFSITAPDGTVMAVSRSFPDKQSAVTGIRDVREYAGMGHITDRCPAPSADTAAGPVPSPDHRTRTAAPGRPGTRPTHSLARPRAPAITTAA, from the coding sequence ATGGCAGGCATGTTCGAACTCTTCAACGACGAAGACTCGGGCTTCAGATTCAGCATCACGGCACCCGACGGGACGGTGATGGCAGTCTCCCGGAGTTTTCCCGACAAGCAGTCCGCCGTCACCGGAATCCGGGACGTCCGCGAATACGCCGGAATGGGCCACATCACCGACAGGTGCCCGGCTCCTTCCGCCGACACGGCAGCCGGGCCCGTACCCTCGCCGGATCACAGAACCAGGACCGCCGCCCCCGGCCGTCCCGGTACACGGCCCACCCACTCCCTGGCCCGTCCCCGCGCCCCCGCCATCACCACAGCCGCCTGA
- a CDS encoding recombinase family protein codes for MALLGYTRISTASQDDQLQRDALTAAGVQARDIYSDVTSGSKEAKSRPGMQKLMGYAQSGDTIVVWRIDRLGRSLLDVLYTVNGLRDKGIKVRSIADGIDPETNTGRLMLNMLATLAEYERELIVERVNAGITAARAAGTIFGRPVTDPALTAEKLQIVATARAEGKTAQQAAQLVGWSRATLYRHQQANVRLKD; via the coding sequence ATGGCACTTCTCGGATACACCCGGATCAGCACCGCCAGCCAGGACGACCAGCTCCAACGCGACGCCCTCACCGCGGCAGGCGTCCAGGCCCGGGACATCTACTCCGATGTGACCTCCGGAAGCAAGGAAGCCAAAAGCCGCCCCGGCATGCAAAAACTCATGGGCTACGCCCAAAGCGGCGACACGATCGTGGTGTGGCGCATCGACCGGCTCGGCCGATCCCTGCTCGATGTCCTGTACACCGTCAACGGGCTCCGGGACAAGGGAATCAAGGTCCGCTCGATCGCCGACGGCATCGATCCGGAAACCAATACCGGACGCCTGATGCTGAACATGCTCGCCACCTTGGCCGAGTACGAACGCGAACTCATCGTCGAACGCGTCAACGCCGGCATCACCGCCGCCCGCGCCGCCGGGACCATCTTCGGCCGCCCCGTGACCGACCCCGCCCTCACCGCCGAAAAGCTCCAGATCGTCGCCACGGCCCGTGCCGAAGGAAAAACCGCACAACAGGCCGCCCAACTCGTCGGCTGGAGCCGGGCCACCCTGTACCGGCACCAGCAAGCCAACGTCCGGCTGAAGGACTGA